One segment of Bradyrhizobium sp. CB2312 DNA contains the following:
- a CDS encoding alpha-amylase family glycosyl hydrolase — MTAKSGEAGAWWESAVIYEIVLISFQDSNSDGKGDLAGLMSRIDYLKWLGVDAVWLTPIYNSPFRDLGYDISDYCSIDPAFGSLDDFDRLLEALHAEGIRLILDLVPNHTADDHAWFVESSSSPNSAKADWYIWADAAETGGPPNNWLSRFGGSGWEWCEARRQYYYHSFLVEQPDLNWRNPQLRAAIADVMRFWLDRGVDGFRVDASAVLIKDELLRDNPPNPQAEGKPPPQRRTPVFTDDRPETMTCIEFIREVVDDYPERLLCGEVQGKTDRIGHFYGNDRPRLHLPLNFALLDAHWDALSLQAAIDAYYNALPDDAWPVWLIGGHDKQRIASKIGEAQMRVLAMLLMTLRGTPFLYMGDEIGRKRVPIPPDRVCDPFEKLVPGYGLCRDPERAPMRWDNSANGGFSTGDPWLPMERDGALNVTAQRRDEHSILALFRALMALRREHACLRQGSYEPLRSQNEVLAYRRTDGLNGILVALNIAAEPRKWHWHGHGRLLISTHLDRPPAPLPHATTLLRGNEGVIIALENR; from the coding sequence ATGACCGCCAAGTCCGGTGAAGCAGGCGCGTGGTGGGAATCCGCCGTCATCTACGAGATCGTACTGATCTCCTTCCAGGACTCCAATAGCGACGGCAAGGGCGACCTCGCCGGCCTGATGTCGCGCATCGACTATCTGAAATGGCTCGGCGTCGACGCGGTCTGGCTGACGCCGATCTACAACAGCCCGTTCCGGGATCTCGGCTACGACATCTCGGATTACTGCTCGATCGATCCCGCCTTCGGCAGCCTCGATGATTTCGACCGCCTGCTCGAGGCGCTGCACGCCGAAGGCATCCGCCTCATCCTCGATCTCGTTCCCAATCACACCGCGGACGATCACGCATGGTTCGTCGAGAGCTCCAGCTCGCCGAACAGTGCCAAGGCCGATTGGTACATCTGGGCCGATGCGGCCGAGACCGGGGGGCCGCCCAACAACTGGCTGAGCCGCTTCGGCGGCAGCGGTTGGGAATGGTGCGAGGCGCGGCGGCAATATTACTACCACTCCTTCCTGGTCGAGCAGCCCGACCTCAACTGGCGCAATCCGCAACTGCGCGCCGCGATCGCCGATGTGATGCGGTTTTGGCTCGATCGCGGCGTCGACGGTTTTCGCGTCGATGCCAGCGCGGTCCTGATCAAGGACGAGCTTTTGCGTGACAATCCACCGAACCCGCAGGCCGAGGGCAAACCGCCGCCGCAGCGTCGGACGCCTGTCTTCACCGATGACCGGCCGGAGACGATGACCTGCATCGAATTCATCCGAGAGGTAGTCGACGACTATCCGGAACGGCTGCTCTGCGGCGAGGTGCAGGGCAAGACCGACCGCATCGGTCACTTCTACGGCAATGACCGGCCGCGCCTGCACCTGCCGCTCAATTTCGCGCTGCTCGACGCGCATTGGGATGCGCTGTCGCTGCAAGCGGCGATCGACGCCTATTATAACGCCCTGCCCGACGACGCCTGGCCGGTCTGGTTGATCGGCGGCCACGACAAGCAGCGGATCGCGAGCAAGATCGGCGAAGCGCAGATGCGTGTGCTGGCGATGCTGCTGATGACGCTGCGCGGAACGCCGTTCCTGTATATGGGCGACGAGATTGGCCGCAAGCGCGTGCCGATTCCGCCCGACCGCGTCTGCGATCCCTTCGAGAAGCTGGTGCCGGGATACGGACTGTGCCGCGACCCCGAACGCGCGCCGATGCGGTGGGACAACAGCGCCAATGGCGGCTTTAGCACCGGCGATCCCTGGCTTCCGATGGAGCGCGATGGCGCGCTCAACGTGACCGCGCAGCGCCGTGACGAACATTCGATCTTGGCGCTGTTTCGCGCGCTGATGGCGCTCCGGCGCGAGCATGCGTGCCTACGCCAGGGCAGCTATGAGCCCCTGCGTTCACAAAACGAGGTTCTGGCCTACCGGCGGACCGATGGCCTTAACGGGATACTGGTCGCGCTCAACATCGCCGCCGAACCGCGCAAATGGCACTGGCACGGCCATGGCCGCCTGCTGATATCGACGCATTTGGACCGACCGCCCGCGCCACTGCCGCACGCCACCACCCTGCTTCGGGGCAATGAAGGGGTGATCATCGCGCTCGAGAACCGGTGA
- a CDS encoding transglutaminase-like cysteine peptidase → MTNFCMEGRTARRLRAWTAAAAAALFAWDALPAHAFLTRPALFAAIGSATKAPNGWLQLCAANADECKPSADQARDVTLTPELLQQLYEINKYVNDRVTWTSDAELYGKTERWAYPLDRGDCEDMVLLKRKLLAKAGWPQGALLITIVEERGQTRTRHAVLTVRSDRGEMILDNQTPEILFWYETIIDTCRARARRIRTSGYRSVPSRPNRPLNSRRRPRRFPRPLPRPSPCLPLWGSGPRAMSVPRTSERGSRFIVLPRFPDANRCSLRLRTR, encoded by the coding sequence ATGACGAATTTCTGCATGGAGGGACGAACCGCCAGACGGCTTCGCGCGTGGACCGCGGCTGCCGCTGCCGCCCTGTTCGCCTGGGATGCGCTCCCGGCTCACGCCTTCCTTACCCGTCCGGCGCTATTCGCCGCGATCGGCAGCGCGACCAAGGCGCCCAATGGCTGGCTCCAGCTCTGTGCCGCCAATGCCGACGAATGCAAGCCCTCGGCCGATCAGGCGCGCGACGTCACGCTCACGCCCGAGCTGCTCCAGCAACTCTACGAGATCAACAAATACGTCAACGATCGCGTGACGTGGACCAGCGATGCCGAACTCTATGGAAAAACCGAGCGCTGGGCCTACCCGCTCGACCGCGGCGATTGTGAAGACATGGTCCTGCTCAAGCGCAAGCTGCTGGCGAAGGCTGGGTGGCCCCAGGGCGCGCTGCTGATCACCATCGTCGAGGAGCGCGGCCAGACCAGGACGCGTCATGCCGTCCTGACCGTCCGGTCCGATCGAGGCGAAATGATACTCGACAACCAGACGCCGGAAATCCTGTTCTGGTACGAGACGATTATCGATACCTGTCGCGCCAGAGCGCGACGGATCCGAACGTCTGGGTATCGTTCGGTGCCGAGCAGGCCAAACCGGCCGTTGAACTCGCGTCGTCGGCCTCGCCGCTTCCCGCGTCCCTTGCCTCGTCCTTCCCCTTGCCTCCCGCTTTGGGGATCAGGCCCTAGAGCCATGTCCGTTCCGAGGACATCGGAACGGGGCTCTCGATTTATTGTGTTGCCGCGTTTTCCCGATGCGAACCGGTGTTCACTTCGCTTGCGGACGCGCTAG
- a CDS encoding helix-turn-helix domain-containing protein gives MVGRRHDSREISDKLAQADQLAARGKTQREISKALGVSIMTYHRWKKMLKSPEPAKDGAGGAIDIGSSIPRDANSEDTIKRLEVENAQLRRLVTDMLLEKLKYEEELRARQEPRLRRPEKG, from the coding sequence ATGGTCGGCAGGAGACATGATTCGCGGGAAATTTCGGACAAGCTGGCCCAGGCGGATCAACTCGCGGCTAGAGGCAAGACCCAGCGCGAGATATCGAAGGCGCTCGGCGTCAGCATCATGACCTATCATCGCTGGAAGAAGATGCTCAAATCTCCCGAGCCTGCGAAGGATGGGGCAGGCGGCGCTATTGACATTGGCTCGAGCATCCCTCGCGATGCCAACTCCGAAGACACCATCAAGCGCCTCGAGGTGGAAAACGCGCAACTGCGACGTCTTGTAACTGACATGTTGCTCGAGAAGCTGAAATACGAGGAAGAGCTGCGCGCACGCCAGGAGCCGCGGCTCCGGCGCCCCGAGAAGGGCTAG
- a CDS encoding Crp/Fnr family transcriptional regulator, whose product MQAGFAYSRLADRLASLADLTADDLDLLAGMPSGIAHVGTHQAILRHGDEATQCCLLLKGYLSWQNPESQDGQITSICVAGDIANLHTLHRPRIDGNLIALGPAIVALVPHRFCRGMAARSPAMAHALLLMLLADHAIQRNWTVNLGSRDALTRVAHLLCEITARLQIVGLARDFRLPSPFTQSDIAAACSISPVHANRTIQELRRCNLLQWQGKTMTITNWPGLVRLAGFDPAYLSMRSAESDARTPQPRAAPADVALA is encoded by the coding sequence ATGCAAGCAGGATTTGCTTACTCGAGGCTCGCCGATCGCCTGGCGAGCCTTGCCGACCTGACCGCCGACGATCTCGACCTTCTCGCGGGCATGCCGAGCGGCATCGCGCATGTCGGAACGCATCAGGCCATTCTGCGGCATGGCGACGAGGCGACCCAATGCTGCCTGCTGCTCAAGGGCTATCTGTCCTGGCAGAATCCGGAAAGCCAGGATGGGCAGATCACGTCGATCTGCGTTGCTGGCGACATCGCCAACCTTCACACGCTCCATCGCCCGCGCATCGACGGCAATCTGATCGCGCTCGGCCCTGCGATCGTCGCCCTCGTGCCGCACCGCTTCTGTCGCGGGATGGCGGCGCGTTCGCCGGCCATGGCGCACGCCCTGCTGCTGATGCTGCTGGCAGATCACGCGATCCAGCGAAACTGGACGGTCAATCTCGGCAGTCGCGATGCGTTGACGCGCGTGGCGCATCTGCTCTGCGAGATCACCGCGCGCCTGCAGATCGTCGGTCTCGCCAGGGATTTCAGATTGCCCTCGCCCTTCACCCAGTCCGACATCGCGGCCGCCTGCAGCATCTCCCCGGTGCACGCCAACCGCACCATTCAGGAGTTGCGCCGCTGCAACCTGCTGCAATGGCAGGGCAAGACCATGACGATCACCAATTGGCCGGGACTGGTCCGGCTCGCCGGCTTCGATCCGGCCTATCTGAGCATGCGATCCGCAGAAAGCGATGCGCGGACGCCCCAACCGAGAGCGGCGCCGGCCGACGTCGCGCTTGCTTGA
- a CDS encoding DUF305 domain-containing protein, translated as MHPAISLQHTGESTSLLSIRRRHSRWIAAAALGLISSSFSTIVSQLFATRIGRDAAVDWMTVAAIPARDWAISAEPSWSAILTGIAFHQWADFSWALVFFGVLGRWTADLRPLTILLLALPWAVFSSAMEWFVLVPLFPFWQPLFTLQQPYWIGLLVHGSSAVMYPLFARLRWMPGNAPERDLRFTNAWITGAMAMVAVLGTIALLGSIGFELPWTGRDRNADQAYLRHMTTHHTQGIELAQSGAERARDPHLRKLAMLMVASQTGENRIFETWWLSWFDTDMPDCSTEERAAMPGFLTPNEMRQVKTAPADQFDALFVAAMSKHHRRGQDG; from the coding sequence GTGCACCCGGCCATCTCCCTTCAGCACACTGGCGAGAGCACCTCGTTACTCTCCATACGTCGGCGGCATTCACGCTGGATCGCCGCTGCCGCGCTCGGCCTCATCAGTAGCAGCTTCTCGACCATCGTGAGCCAGCTCTTCGCCACCCGAATCGGCCGCGATGCCGCGGTCGACTGGATGACGGTTGCGGCCATTCCGGCACGCGACTGGGCGATCAGCGCCGAGCCGTCGTGGAGCGCGATCCTCACCGGCATCGCCTTCCACCAATGGGCGGATTTCTCCTGGGCGCTGGTCTTCTTCGGCGTGCTCGGGCGCTGGACCGCCGATTTGCGGCCGCTCACGATCCTGCTGCTCGCGCTGCCCTGGGCCGTGTTTTCCTCGGCCATGGAATGGTTCGTGCTGGTGCCGCTGTTTCCGTTCTGGCAGCCGTTGTTCACGCTGCAACAACCCTACTGGATCGGCCTGCTCGTCCACGGCTCCTCCGCCGTGATGTATCCCCTGTTCGCGCGGCTGCGCTGGATGCCGGGCAACGCGCCGGAACGAGACCTACGCTTCACCAATGCCTGGATCACCGGCGCAATGGCCATGGTTGCAGTGCTCGGCACAATCGCGCTGCTCGGCAGCATCGGCTTTGAGCTGCCCTGGACCGGCCGCGACAGGAATGCCGACCAGGCTTATCTCCGCCATATGACGACGCATCACACGCAGGGTATCGAGCTCGCACAGAGCGGTGCCGAACGCGCACGCGATCCGCATCTGCGCAAGCTCGCGATGCTGATGGTCGCGAGTCAGACCGGCGAGAACCGGATTTTCGAGACCTGGTGGCTGAGCTGGTTCGACACGGACATGCCGGATTGCAGCACCGAGGAACGCGCCGCCATGCCGGGCTTCTTGACGCCGAACGAGATGCGGCAGGTCAAGACCGCGCCGGCCGACCAGTTCGACGCGCTGTTCGTCGCAGCAATGAGCAAGCATCACAGACGCGGTCAGGATGGCTGA
- a CDS encoding zinc-dependent alcohol dehydrogenase, producing MKALVWHGKEDIRCDTVTDPEIQDPRDAIIKVTSCAICGSDLHLFHNYIPGMLPGDIMGHETMGEVVEVGSGVDGKLKKGDRIVVPFTIICGECDQCKRGNFSVCETTNRKRHLADKVFGHTTAGLFGYTHLTGGYPGGQAEYLRVPFADATHIKVPAGVPDEQLLFLSDIFPTGWQAAVQCDIVPTDTVAIWGCGPVGQMAIRSAILLGANQVIAIDCLPERLSMAEAGGATTINFETESVLERLKELTDGKGPEKCIDCVGMESHVMASLPDTLLDRAKQMVMAESDRPHVLREMIYVCRPGGIISVPGVYSGFSDMLPMGAFMNKGLTMRTGQTHVNRWTDDLLRRIEEGQIDPSFVITHTVPLEQGPEMYQVFRDKRDSCVKVMLRP from the coding sequence ATGAAGGCGCTGGTTTGGCATGGCAAGGAGGACATCAGGTGCGACACCGTCACCGATCCTGAAATCCAGGACCCGCGCGACGCCATCATCAAGGTCACGAGCTGCGCCATCTGCGGCTCCGACTTGCATCTCTTCCACAATTACATTCCGGGCATGCTGCCCGGCGACATCATGGGCCACGAGACCATGGGCGAAGTGGTCGAGGTCGGCTCCGGCGTCGACGGCAAGCTGAAGAAAGGCGACCGCATCGTCGTGCCGTTCACGATCATCTGCGGCGAATGCGACCAGTGCAAGCGCGGCAATTTTTCCGTTTGCGAAACCACCAACCGCAAGCGCCATCTAGCCGACAAGGTGTTCGGGCACACCACGGCGGGCCTGTTCGGCTATACGCATCTGACCGGGGGCTATCCCGGCGGCCAGGCCGAATATCTGCGTGTGCCCTTCGCCGACGCTACCCACATCAAGGTGCCCGCCGGCGTCCCCGACGAGCAGTTGCTGTTTCTCAGCGACATCTTCCCGACCGGCTGGCAGGCCGCCGTGCAATGCGACATCGTGCCGACCGACACAGTCGCGATCTGGGGCTGCGGTCCGGTGGGGCAGATGGCGATCCGCAGCGCCATCCTGCTCGGCGCCAACCAGGTGATCGCGATCGACTGCCTGCCCGAGCGGCTCAGCATGGCGGAAGCCGGCGGCGCCACCACGATCAATTTCGAGACCGAGAGCGTGCTGGAGCGGCTCAAGGAGCTGACCGACGGCAAGGGCCCGGAAAAATGCATCGATTGCGTCGGCATGGAATCCCACGTGATGGCTTCCCTGCCCGACACGCTGCTCGACCGCGCCAAGCAGATGGTGATGGCGGAGAGCGACCGACCGCATGTGCTGCGCGAGATGATCTATGTTTGCCGGCCCGGCGGCATCATCTCGGTGCCGGGCGTGTACAGCGGATTCTCCGACATGCTGCCGATGGGCGCCTTCATGAACAAGGGACTGACGATGCGCACCGGACAGACCCACGTCAACCGCTGGACCGACGACCTGCTCCGCCGCATCGAGGAGGGCCAGATCGATCCGTCCTTCGTCATCACCCACACCGTTCCGCTCGAGCAAGGCCCCGAGATGTACCAGGTGTTTCGCGACAAGCGCGATTCCTGCGTCAAGGTCATGCTGAGGCCCTGA
- the gspD gene encoding type II secretion system secretin GspD: MSRTAFQIGLFVQCAMISVLLGSCNTVSSIADVDNNRDPDVFDKVRSVDLLPRYPQQLPQRQLSTGPKAKTAIYAADPGEEAPTATSAQAATTSADKFELNFDNSPIASVAKIVLGDILGVGYVIDPRVQGNISLSSGRPIPKTDVAFALENALRLGGVALVRDDTGYRLMPQADAVGVGTADAADRMTPGYGITIVPLQYVSAQTVIKLVDSFATKQGMIRADTSRNLIMIQGTGSERRNAVDLVLSFDADFLKGQSVGIFPVQNSNPGPIIVELEKIVDSGEGGMTQNLIKFQSIARMNAVLAVTRKPELLQRVETWVRRLDTTNTGRSAVHVYRVKFGDAKQIARVLNDVFGGSSSSGSSSSPLDSPAGQVAPGSGASASSSGGSALNRLSASPTGQSGSGGFGSSGRSSSSGSAMADASSGNQASYGAGSSAQGGGSLFDNSASSQSGGRAGPGGAGVLDGVRITADSVNNTLLIYASQEQYRTIEQTIKEVDQPQLQVAIDATIAEVTLTDDLQYGIQSYIMSRDLGLKPNTGSLGYNGASAIASAAADVVLQRAIPGFNFLVGSAQTPRAVLNALHAITDVKVLSNPSVVVIDNQIATLQVGDEIPIQTGSATVLTGSNTIANTTDYRSTGIILRVVPRINANGNVRLDVEQEISNPVSNSSSGSSSTSTNSLTPTVSTRKVRSSVAVASGQTVLLAGLISDSQTKSRSGIPGLDQIPGLGEVVFGQTDKQVKRTELIIFIRPQIIRDGADAHFVAEELRTKLRGTINAIGPKQTGPTTYR, from the coding sequence GTGAGCCGAACAGCATTCCAGATCGGCTTGTTTGTCCAATGCGCGATGATCTCGGTGCTGCTTGGATCTTGCAACACGGTGAGCAGCATCGCCGATGTCGACAACAACAGGGATCCTGACGTCTTCGACAAGGTACGCTCGGTCGACCTGCTGCCGCGTTATCCGCAACAATTGCCGCAGCGGCAACTCAGCACCGGTCCCAAGGCCAAGACAGCGATCTACGCCGCGGACCCTGGTGAAGAGGCCCCGACGGCCACCTCGGCGCAGGCCGCAACGACGAGTGCGGACAAGTTCGAGCTGAATTTCGACAATTCGCCGATCGCATCCGTCGCCAAGATCGTACTCGGAGACATCCTCGGTGTCGGCTACGTCATCGATCCCCGCGTTCAGGGCAATATCAGCCTTTCGTCGGGGCGGCCGATCCCGAAAACCGACGTCGCGTTCGCGCTCGAGAATGCCCTTCGCCTTGGCGGCGTCGCGCTGGTGCGCGACGATACCGGTTACCGCCTGATGCCCCAGGCCGACGCGGTCGGGGTCGGCACAGCGGATGCGGCCGATCGCATGACGCCGGGTTACGGCATCACGATCGTGCCGCTGCAATATGTCTCGGCGCAGACGGTCATCAAGCTGGTGGACAGTTTTGCCACCAAGCAGGGCATGATCCGCGCCGACACCAGCCGCAACCTCATCATGATCCAGGGCACCGGCAGTGAGCGCCGCAACGCGGTCGATCTCGTGCTCAGCTTCGACGCGGATTTCCTCAAGGGGCAATCCGTCGGAATTTTCCCGGTGCAGAACAGCAATCCGGGTCCCATCATCGTCGAGCTCGAAAAGATCGTCGATTCCGGCGAAGGCGGGATGACGCAGAACCTCATCAAGTTCCAATCAATCGCGCGCATGAACGCGGTGCTCGCCGTGACGCGCAAGCCGGAATTGCTCCAGCGTGTCGAGACCTGGGTTCGGCGCCTCGACACGACCAACACGGGGCGGTCCGCGGTTCACGTCTATCGCGTGAAGTTTGGCGATGCCAAGCAGATCGCACGCGTGTTGAACGATGTGTTCGGCGGCAGCAGTTCGTCGGGATCCTCGTCTTCGCCGCTGGACAGCCCGGCCGGACAAGTCGCGCCCGGTTCCGGCGCGTCGGCGAGCTCGAGCGGCGGCTCCGCGCTCAACCGGCTTTCCGCCTCCCCCACCGGCCAGTCGGGATCAGGCGGCTTCGGATCGAGTGGACGAAGCTCCTCCTCCGGCAGCGCGATGGCAGATGCCTCGTCCGGCAATCAGGCGAGCTACGGCGCGGGCTCGAGCGCGCAAGGCGGCGGCAGCCTGTTCGACAATTCCGCCTCGAGCCAGAGCGGAGGGCGAGCGGGCCCCGGCGGTGCCGGCGTTCTCGACGGCGTCCGCATCACCGCCGACAGCGTCAACAACACGCTTCTGATCTATGCGAGCCAGGAGCAGTACCGCACCATCGAACAGACGATCAAGGAAGTCGACCAGCCCCAGCTTCAGGTCGCCATCGACGCCACCATCGCCGAGGTGACGCTGACCGACGACCTTCAATACGGCATCCAGTCCTACATCATGAGCCGCGATCTCGGGCTCAAGCCCAACACCGGATCGCTCGGCTACAACGGCGCGAGCGCGATTGCCTCCGCGGCAGCCGATGTGGTGCTCCAGCGCGCCATTCCCGGCTTCAACTTCCTGGTCGGCTCCGCGCAGACGCCAAGGGCTGTGCTCAACGCCCTGCACGCCATCACCGACGTCAAGGTGCTGTCGAATCCGTCCGTGGTCGTGATCGACAACCAGATTGCGACGCTCCAGGTCGGCGACGAGATCCCGATCCAGACCGGCAGCGCGACGGTCCTGACCGGCAGCAACACGATCGCCAACACGACGGATTATCGCAGCACCGGCATCATCCTGCGCGTGGTGCCCCGGATCAACGCCAACGGCAATGTCCGGCTCGATGTCGAGCAGGAGATCTCCAATCCCGTCAGCAATTCCTCGTCGGGCTCCTCCTCGACCTCGACCAACTCGCTGACCCCGACGGTGTCGACCCGCAAGGTGCGCAGCTCCGTTGCGGTCGCCAGCGGCCAGACGGTGCTGCTTGCAGGCCTGATCAGCGACAGCCAGACCAAGTCCCGCTCCGGAATTCCGGGGCTGGACCAGATTCCCGGGCTCGGCGAAGTCGTGTTCGGGCAGACCGACAAGCAGGTCAAGCGTACCGAGCTGATCATCTTCATCCGCCCGCAGATCATACGCGACGGCGCGGACGCGCACTTCGTTGCCGAGGAGCTGCGCACCAAGCTGCGCGGCACGATCAATGCGATCGGACCGAAGCAGACCGGGCCGACCACGTACCGCTGA
- a CDS encoding antibiotic biosynthesis monooxygenase → MVLDAMRNEPTFHQAVLHRDPASEYRFMLYETWESHEELLNVQIKRSYRNAWHEALPGLLVRDRDIEIWEPLRSDHR, encoded by the coding sequence ATGGTACTCGACGCGATGCGGAACGAGCCGACCTTCCACCAGGCGGTCCTGCATCGCGATCCGGCGTCCGAATATCGCTTCATGCTCTACGAGACCTGGGAGAGCCATGAAGAGCTCCTGAATGTCCAGATCAAGCGATCCTATCGAAACGCCTGGCACGAAGCGCTTCCCGGGTTGCTCGTGCGCGATCGCGATATCGAGATCTGGGAGCCGCTGCGGAGCGACCATCGCTGA
- a CDS encoding isochorismatase family cysteine hydrolase → MRDSTSKVAYITNAVHLCIDMQNIFAPGGLWATPWMERVLPTIAGIASRYQARTIFTRFITPQDPEDRPGQWQRYFHRWSEATRRHLSPSALELVPALGRLVPPAVVIDKPAYSAFSNPGLATLLVEKHVGTVVITGAETDVCVLSTVLSAVDFGFRVVIVEDALCSSSDVGHDALMTMYRTRFHGQVDLLTAEELAEFWRA, encoded by the coding sequence ATGAGAGATAGCACGTCGAAGGTCGCTTACATCACGAACGCCGTTCACCTCTGCATCGATATGCAGAATATTTTCGCTCCCGGCGGGCTGTGGGCGACGCCCTGGATGGAACGGGTCTTGCCGACGATTGCCGGGATCGCTTCGCGCTATCAGGCCCGGACGATCTTCACGCGCTTCATCACGCCGCAGGATCCGGAAGATCGCCCCGGACAGTGGCAGCGCTATTTTCACCGCTGGAGCGAGGCGACGCGCCGGCATCTGTCGCCATCCGCGCTCGAGCTCGTGCCGGCGCTTGGCCGGCTCGTTCCGCCCGCCGTCGTCATCGACAAGCCGGCCTATTCTGCGTTCAGCAATCCCGGTCTTGCGACCCTGCTGGTCGAAAAGCACGTCGGCACGGTCGTCATCACCGGGGCAGAGACGGATGTCTGCGTGCTGTCGACGGTGCTGAGCGCCGTCGATTTCGGTTTCAGAGTCGTCATCGTCGAAGACGCGCTGTGCAGCTCGTCCGACGTCGGGCATGATGCGCTGATGACGATGTACCGCACCCGCTTTCACGGCCAGGTGGATCTTCTGACCGCGGAAGAGCTGGCAGAGTTTTGGCGCGCGTAG
- a CDS encoding CsbD family protein — MGKTKGLRERIVGRTRQAVGEIIGDQDLHDDGKAQAERGRDEQDQPSDLNPLKKLKQLT, encoded by the coding sequence ATGGGCAAGACCAAGGGTCTTCGGGAGCGGATCGTCGGCAGGACCAGGCAGGCTGTCGGCGAGATCATCGGCGATCAGGATCTGCACGACGACGGCAAGGCGCAAGCCGAGCGCGGCCGTGACGAGCAGGACCAGCCGAGCGATCTCAATCCGCTGAAGAAGCTCAAGCAGCTCACGTGA
- a CDS encoding Hint domain-containing protein, protein MSQADRAKTPPKAMTRRMIFAAAAALAGCGVGPARAYYHGKNCFLKGTGIATLTGVRRIEDLCVGDIVPTAFGGARPIEWIGRFRRTRRDATRPWDKHARPVRIARGALAPNVPSADLFVTGGHALLIDGLLIPAECLINDTTISRYPAHEHDELEFFHIKLDSHDVIYAEGAPCESLLRVDETMSNASSYLRGHGQTRDEHCAPIVGNGLRAQIKTEVKGLLSPSRGERQLDLVRARLDARAAALTAQQPETVA, encoded by the coding sequence ATGTCGCAGGCGGATCGAGCGAAGACCCCACCGAAGGCGATGACACGTCGCATGATTTTCGCTGCGGCGGCCGCACTTGCGGGCTGCGGGGTCGGGCCTGCCCGGGCCTATTACCACGGCAAGAACTGCTTCCTGAAAGGCACTGGGATCGCGACCCTCACGGGCGTTCGCAGGATCGAAGACCTCTGCGTGGGCGATATCGTCCCGACCGCCTTCGGCGGAGCACGGCCGATCGAGTGGATCGGACGCTTTCGGCGGACCAGGCGCGATGCAACCAGACCGTGGGACAAGCATGCCCGTCCCGTCCGCATCGCTCGCGGCGCGCTCGCGCCAAATGTCCCTTCGGCCGACCTGTTCGTGACCGGGGGGCACGCCTTGCTGATCGATGGTCTGTTGATCCCGGCAGAGTGCCTGATCAACGACACCACGATCTCGCGCTACCCGGCTCATGAGCATGACGAGCTGGAATTCTTCCACATCAAGCTCGATAGCCATGATGTGATCTATGCGGAAGGCGCGCCCTGCGAGTCCCTGCTGCGCGTGGACGAAACCATGAGCAACGCATCGAGCTATCTTCGCGGGCACGGGCAAACGCGAGACGAGCACTGCGCGCCGATCGTCGGCAACGGCCTGCGGGCCCAGATCAAGACTGAGGTCAAAGGCCTGCTGTCGCCATCGCGGGGCGAGCGGCAATTGGACCTGGTTCGCGCCCGGCTGGACGCCCGTGCGGCCGCCCTCACCGCGCAGCAGCCGGAAACGGTAGCCTGA